The Spirosoma sp. SC4-14 DNA window TCACCGGTGTGCGCAGATGCACCTTGAGCATATTGCCAGTGGCGACCCATTTGAAATGGGGTCGTCGCGTCCGTTGGATTTTGGCCATTGGAGCGCTCACAAACTGGAGCAGCTCACCAATTTTGAGTTGCGTCATGGCGAAGCCGTTGCCATCGGTATTGCACTGGATAGCCTGTATTCGCAGCAGATTGGCTGGCTGACCGATGCTGATACCACCCGGATTCTGACTACACTGCGTACACTTGGTTTCTCGCTTTATCAGCCTATGCTCGATGCGAACAACAGTGAAGGCATATTGAAAGGGCTTTCGGAATTTCGTGAACACCTCGGTGGACAGCTTACCATCATGTTATTGCAGGGAATCGGGAAAGGAGTAGAAGTGCACGAAATCGATGCCGACCGCGTGCGTCGCTCCATTGCTACATTGAAAGAACAGGAGCAATCGGTTCAACTGGTATGAAAACAGCGCTTGGACACCTCGGTTACTGCACCAATATCCATACGGGCGAAACCTGGACCGATCACTTTACGGCACTTCAACAGGCAATTCCGGCGCTGAAACAACGACTGTCGCCCGAGGCTCCCCTCGGCATTGGTCTGCGCCTGTCGGATATTGCCAGTGAAGAACTCGAACAACCCGAAAACCTGGTTGCCTTTCAGCACTGGCTGACGCAAAACGATTGCTATGTGTTTACCATGAATGGCTTTCCGTTCGGCGGTTTCCACAATACGGTTGTGAAAGATCAGGTGCATACGCCCGACTGGACTACCGAAGCACGGGTCGAGTACACAAAACGATTGTTCCGGATTTTGTCGGTACTGTTACCCGTCGATGAGCTAGGCAATGCCATTCAGGGTGGGGTGTCAACATCGCCCCTGTCCTATCGGCATTGGTTCGAGTGGGAGCAACCTGCTGCCCGCGATTACATTTTTTCGCTGACAACCCAGAATGTTCTCGAAGTCGTTGCCGAACTGATTCATCTCCGCAAACAGACCGACCGACTTATGCACCTCGATCTGGAACCAGAACCCGATGGAGTTATTGAAACGGCCGACGAGTTTATTGCCTGGTTTACGGATTATCTGTTGCCGATGGGTATCGAACAACTGACCGCTCAATTCGGCCTCACCGACGAAGAGGCCGAAGCCCGCATTTGCGAACATGTGCGCTTATGTTACGACGTGTGCCATTTTGCGGTTGGATATGAGCGCCCTGCCGAAGTGCTCGATAAACTCAAAAAATATGGCCTTCGGGTTGGTAAAATTCAGGTGAGCGCGGCTTTAAAAGCTGAGTTTCCCAACGACCAGGCCGGAAAAGAACAGGTTCGGAAAGCCTTTGAGCAATTTAACGAATCTACCTATCTGCACCAGGTTGTAGCCCGGACACAAGCCGGTGACCTGCTGCGTTTTCCGGATTTGCCCGAAGCACTGGCGGGCTTTACTGATGCGCAGGCCGAGTGGAGGGCTCATTTCCATGTCCCCCTGTTTGTTGCTGATTATGGCCTATTGAAATCGACGCAGGATGATATTCGGGAGGTATTGCAATTGCAGGCCGAACGACACTTTACGAACCAACTGGAAGTTGAAACCTATACATGGGGTGTCTTGCCCGACGAACTGAAACTGAATCTGGTCGATTCAATTGAGCGGGAAATGAAGTGGGTGATCGATCAGCTAGACTAATTAAACTTATGCAAAAGACTGTAGTACTCGACGTTGTTGGATTGTCGTACTCGCTGATTGGCGAGCACACGCCCTTTCTGAAACAATGGTTTGCCAATAAACATCAGGCAACCATTGATCCGATGCTTCCGGCACTGACAACGTCCGTACAGTCTACGTATGTGACGGGAAAATGGCCCAGCGAAACCGGTATTGTTGGCAATGGCTGGTATGATCGGACCGATTCGGAAGTGAAATTCTGGAAACAGTCCAATAAGCTCGTCGCCGGTGAAAAAATATGGGAGCGTGCCCGAAAAGTAGATCCGAATTTTACGGTTTCAAAAATGTTCTGGTGGTACAATATGTACTCGACTGCTGATTTTTCGGCTACCCCACGCCCACAATACCCGTCTGATGGCCTGAAAATTCCCGATTGCTATACCCACCCCGGCGACCTGCGCGATCGATTGCAGAAAGAGCTTGGCACATTTCCGCTGTTTCAGTTCTGGGGGCCAGCAACAACCATTAAAAGTTCGCGCTGGATTGCCGATGCGTCCATGCTGGTCGACAAGTGGCACCATCCCACCCTCACGCTGATTTATCTGCCGCATCTGGATTATTGCCTGCAAAAATTTGGGCAGGATTTTGCGAAAATTGCCAACGATCTGCGCGAAATCGACGAGGTCTGCCGCGACCTGATTCAGTATTACGAAAAAGAAGGAGCCGAAGTTATTGTGCTGTCTGAGTACGGCATCACCAACGTAAGCAACCCCATTCACATTAACCGGATGTTCCGCGAAGCCGGGCTGATCCGGTATCGCGAAGAACGCGGGCTTGAAATGTTCGATGCCGGTGCATCGCCCGCCTTTGCTACGCCCGACCATCAGATTGCACACGTTTACATCAACGATCCGTCGGTGTTCGATAACGTGAGGACAATGCTGGAAAATACACCGGGTATCGAACTCGTGTTGGACAAAGAACAGCAGAAACAATATCACATCGATCACGAACGCTCCGGCGATCTGGTTGTTGTGGCCGATGCCAATAGCTGGTTTACCTACTACTACTGGCTCGACGATGCCCGCGCTCCGGATTATGCCCGGCTGGTGGCGATTCATCAGAAACCCGGCTACGACCCGGTTGAGATGTTTATGGATCAGACCAATCCATTCATAAAGCTCAGAGCAGGCTATAAGCTAGGACGTAAACTGCTTGGTTTCCGCTACCTGATGGATGTAATTTCGCTGGATGCTACACTCGTCAAAGGCTCACATGGGCGCATTGGTACGGCACGTGAGCACCATCCGGTATTTGTGAGTAGCCGAAACGTTGGTAACTCCCTGATGGCTACAGACGTATACGATCAGATCTGGAATACGCTTTCGGCCGAAGTGCGTCAAAAACAGACGAGCTAACTTCTTGGTTGTTCTGACGAAAGGTCGTAATTTAACTCTATGAAAGCTCTCGTCGTCCTCCTTTTTCTCGTCTCGGCCTGTACATCGAACCGACTGCCGAAAGTGAATGCGCCAGTCGACGGTGCCGAATATTACCAGCCCGGCCAGCCGACCTATGCGCTTCAGTCGCGGCTCTATCCTGACCCACAGGGCGGTTTGGGGCATTCGCAGGACCCTGATATTAAAGTTACAGACGTTCGATTGACAGCTTCCTATACGGTAGTGTATATGACGTATGCGAAGGATAAGCAGGATCGGTACTTTAATTACAATAGTGCGAGCAGCATCTCCTTTAACTCCAAAGCAGTTTTAGCTTCGCTGGATGGCAAGCGGACGTTTGCTTTGCTGAAGACCGAAGGCATCCCTTTATCGCCCGAAACACTGGAAATTAAAAGTGACGAAAAGCTTCAGTTTGTGCTCTATTTCGAACGGCTCGACAAAGGCATTGAAACTTTCGATCTGTTTGAATGTAAGAGCGATAACGAAAATTCCTGCTTCAATGTGGCAGCGATAAAAATCGAAAACCCTGCCGAACCCCATACGCCATAACCGAGATAATAGCGCTTTAAAGCGCAGACTGGATACTGATACGCGGCTATCGTCGTTAAAGAAAGAGTAGCAGTATTTAGTTGATAGTGTAAGTATGTCTTTTTTTTCCTCTCATTACCGATTACGCGTACTCTTTCTGTTTGTTGGTTTATTGGTTAGTCTGCTTGTTGTTGCGCAGGTAACGCTGAAATATCGAATGCTGAATGGCTATGCCCTGAGCGACGACGCTCCGCTTACTAAAGGGAAACCAACAATGTTTATTCTCGATCAGGCCGATGCGTTTGAGAAGGTTTTTAAACCAGCACAAGTAGGTGGGAAACGGCCGGATGTGCCAAATTTTGCGCGGGAAACAGCCATTGGAATCGTATTGCCTCCGTCGACAAAGCCGCCCAGAGTTTCAATTAGCCGGGTATTTGTGCAAGACTCGGTACTCAATGTCCGCTACATTCGGATAAAAGATACAACCCGCAATAAGACCCCATTGGTCACGCCCGTTCAGCCGACGCTTTTGCTGGCCATACCTGCCCAAAAAGTACTAAAAACCCGACTTATCGAAAACGGTAAAGTGATTGTTACACTTCGTACGAAAGAAGAAAAGTAAACAAGGAGAATAGCTGGTTAGAGAATTTCGATTATCGCCATGATTTTGTCTACCTGAAAATCGGTCATCTGTCACTAGGCAGATGACCGATTTTTTTAGATGCTCGCTGAAGCCTCGGGCAGACAACTGAAACGCTGCAATCACGTTCGAATAAATTTCAGTAGTCAGGCAACGGCCTTGTTCTCCGTCTCCGTATTGTGTGGTAAAAGAGTTCGGTCATGGCTCTAAAACCACTGTAACAATGCGAATCATTCTTCTAAGCCTGAGTTGCTTACTATCGTTGGTCGTTAATGCTCAGGATAGCCTCATTTTTCGAAACGGAACAGAATTGTCCGTAAAGGTGCTGGAAGTATCGCCTTCGCAGCTTAAGTATCGACGGCAGGACAACCCAAATGGCCCCGTGTATAGCATCACCATTGATGATGTGTTGCTGATCAAGTATGCAAACGGGACAAAAGACGTGTTCGGAACCGGCAACACCGTTGCCAGACAACCTGAATCTACGGCTCGCGAATTAAGTCCCATGCCGCAGCCGGGGCTATCCGGCCTTCGCTACCGGGGTGGGTTGTTTAAGCAATATTTTGTTGATGATAATGGCGAACCGTTGCCCCGCACAGAAGTACGGACACAACTGGCCAACCATCATGATGCCTTACTGGCTTATCGGCACGGACAGTCACTGCGTCGGTTTTCGTGGGTTGCAGCTTTATCATCAGCGGCCTTGATTGGTACAGGCACCGGGCTGCTTCTCTTTCAGTATGATCACTGGCGGTCAGAAAACCGACCACTCACAACCCAGACCGGAAATACTACTCCGGTCAATGACCGAGATCACGACCGCAGAGGTTTTCGTAGAGATCTGGGTATTGCATTGGGCGGAAGTGGCCTGATAATGGGTGCTGCTGCCTTACTGCTTAACTATCGGGCCAATAGCCTGTTTCGCCGGGCCGCTTTTCGGTATAACCAACATCAACGCACGGTCGGAATGGAATGGGCACCTAGCCTTCAGGGAACAGGAATTGCAATGAAGCTTACCTTTTAACTAGTAAAATGATGCATAAAACCACCGAATCAATTGATCGACTGACGTTTCTGAAACAGTTAGGCTTAAAGGGAAGCGCTTTGGTTGCGTTCTACTGCGCCGGGACGTTAAGTTCCTGTACGCAATCGGGCAGTAATGATCCTGCTCCAGCTTCTTCGTCCAGTTCATCGGGTAGCACAACCACGGGTTCCAGCACTACATCGTCGGGTATTACACTCGATTTAACATCGGCAGCGTATTCGAAATTGACAACGGTTGGCAACTATGCCTATACCGGCAATATTCTGGTGGCGCATATTAAGGATGGAAGCTATATTGCACTGTCGAAAATATGTACACACGAAGGCTCGACGGTACAGTACGTTTCTAAGAACAACAATATTTATTGCCCTAACCACGGCGCTACGTTTAGCACTACCGGAGCCGTTACGGGCGCTCCGGCCAGCCGTGCGCTTACGCAGTATAAAGTTACGTTAAGTACCGACGGCAAAAGTCTGCTTATTGCTACGTAGTATAGGGCTTTTTCATAACAATGCCGTAGGCATGTCATCGTAGTAGCTATTCTAAGATGTCACCACTCCGGGGGGTGATACTGTTTTATGAAAAAGCCCTGCTACATAGTATTAACCTTTGACAAAGGTCGACCTTTGTCAAAGGTATTGGCCTCTAAACCAGTTGGCCAGCATATTTAGCCTGCATGGTTTTTATGAATGTATAGCCATTTTCGGCAATGTCCCACGGATCGTTGTATTCGCGCCAGACGTTGATGCTGTTGGCAAAATCGATGTCGTTTCGGCTGAAGGCTTCAATGGTCATCCAGCCGGTATAGTTGATTTCTGCCAGTGTAGCGAAGGTGTCGTCCCAGGGGATATGTCCGGCACCGGGCGTTCCGCGGTCGTTCTCGCTGATATGAACGTGTGCCAGTACAGGAGCAATGGTGCGTATCGCATCCGGGAACCGCTTCTCTTCCATGTTGGCATGGTGCGTATCGAACATGGCCCGAACAGTTGGGTGGTCGGTTTGGCGAATCAGTTCGGCCAGTTGAGCCATTGTATTGCAGAGATAGCATTCAAACCGGTTCAGGGCTTCGGGAGCGAGTACAATACCTGCCTGTTGGGCATAGTCGCCAGCGGCATGGAGCACTTCGGCACTATATGCATATTCGTCGGGTTGCGGTTCGCGCCGGGAGAACGTAGCAAAAGCCGAATGCATGGGGCCACAAATGACCGTAGCGCCCATGGCATGTGCCTGGTCGATGGCTTGCTTAAGCCGGTTCAGCCCCTGCTCACGAATTGTCTGCGACGGGCTGGCCGGATTTTCTTCGGGACTCATGACCATTACGGCGGTACTTTGCAAGCCCAGTTGCTGTAAATGATCGCCAAACTGTTTATAGGCCGAAGCGTCCTGATAATCGATAAAGCATTCGATGCCATCGTAACCGATTTTTTTCAGGCGCTCCGTCATTGGATACATTTTTTCGGATATAGGCGCTGACCAGGCCAGCAAATTGAAACCAACCGGACAAGATTGTAACGTAGGCATACGGGTAAGGTTAGTGTTATTATTTTTCCATCGGATGCTGTTTGAGCAACTGATCGGGTGAGTAAAAATCTTTTTTGCCCGCCGTTGCCGTTCGAACAGCTTTTACTTTTTCGGGCCTGATGGCTGGAGCGTTGTTGCCAAATGAGTTGCGTACGTAAGTCAGTACGGCCGCTATTTCATCATCTTTCAGCAAGCCACCAAAGGGGGTCATGGGCACTTGTCCGGGATATTTCTGATTATGTACTTCAATAGGGCCCAGCAGGCCTTTCAGCGCAATTTTAATCAGACGGTCTTCGTTACCCAGCACCCAGTTGGTACCAGTCAGGGGCGGAAACCCAGAAGCCGATAGCCCTTTTCCGTCGGGCTGATGGCAGGTTGCGCAATAACCTTCACGAGCATAAATCTCTTTCCCTTTATTATACAAAGCCAGTTCGGCACCTTTCAGTGTCGATTTGGTGGCATCTTCTTTCTCTTCTTTTACATTCTCATCTTTCAGGTGAGCAACGGCGGCTGTATGAGCATGGATCATCCATTCGTCCAGCGGTTTTTTCGCGGCTTCTGCCAGAATGGGCAACCCTTTTTCCGGACCTATCCAGGAAGCGGCAACAATAGCCGCCAGTCGAACACGACTGTTTTCATCGCGAGCGGCCTGCATCAGCAGGTCGGCCTGGTCGGGAACCTGATGGCCCGTATACCGCACCACCTGAACCGCAGCAGCGCGGGCATGATAATCTTTTGCCTTAAGTACCTGACGCAGCAACTTCTGATCGACCTTATCCAGCCCCCAGCTTACCCACAACCCTTCCAGCAAATGGTGTTCATAGCGCGGGTCATTTTTGTCGAGTTTGGCAACCCAGGTATTCAGTTTGGCCAGTACCTGGGCCGCATCGCGACCCCGTAGTTCACGGCGAGTGCGGTATCGTGTTCGATATTCAGGAAGTTTCAGGTTGTCCAATAATTCGTCGATACTGGCTCCGTCGATTTTTGCTGGTTTAACTAGTGGCCTCGACGGATACGTAACCCGATACACCCGCCCGTGCGAATGGTCGCGCAGCGGATCGCGGGCGTTGTGCTGCATGTGCCCGATCAGGATGTTGTGCCAGTCGATCACATAGAGCGAACCGTCGGGGGCAAATTCCATATCGACAGGGCGGAAGTTTCGATCTTCGCTCACAATCAGATCGGCCCGATGATGGCTTTTGTAGCCCGTACCATCGTCGACGAGTGTGTGTTCTTTGGTGCCCAGAAAACCAATTGTATTATTGATCAGAAAATCACCCTGAATGTTGTCGGGGAAATGTCGGCTCGATACAAATTCGAGACCAGATGTTGGCCGAACCCGGTGAGCCTCTTCAACCAGTTGAACCGATTTATGAGTGAACTCGCCATAGCGCGGCAACACCGATCCCGGCATCATCCAGCGAACGTCGGGACTGGATGTTTCGGCAAAAAAAGGCTGACCCCAATCGTCGAATGCAATACCCCAGGGGTTGGGAATCGATAGCTGGGCCGTCCGCTCAAGCTTGTGCAATTGAGGGGCATACCGATAAAATCCGCCGTTGGTAGCACGAACAGGCCCATACGACGTTTCGACATTGGTATGCAGAAAGACCCCTTCGCCCGAATAGATGGCACCCGATGGATCGACCGTGAAGGCGTGGCTGTTGTGATGCGTATCGTGGTCATCGAATCCACTCAGCAGAATTTCTACTTTGTCGGCTTTACCATCGCCATCGGTATCGGTCAGAAATTTCAGGTTAGGCCCCTGTGATACATAAACGCCTTCCGGGGCAATTTCGAACCCAAGGGGCAGGTGAAGGCCATCGGCAAAGACGGTTTGTTTGTCGGCTTTGCCATCGTTGTTGGTATCTTCCAGAATAATGATTTTATCGTTGGGTTTCGAATCGCCCGGTTTGTAATGCGGATAACTGGGCATCGTAGCAATCCACAGCCGCCCTTTGTTATCGAACGACATCTGCATGGGTTTGGCCAGATCGGGAAACTCCTGCTCCGACGCAAACAGTTCGATTTTATAGCCCGGTGGTACTTTCAGTTTGCTGAGCGCTTCTTCGCCGTAGAGATAAGTAAGACTCCCATTCTTTTCCGGGTTGAAATTGGTTTTAACGGGCGGTAATTTTTTGGTATTCTTATCGGCGGCCGCCAGATCCATTTTCTCACCCTTCGAGGCTGCCAGCCAAACGGCCGTGTCCCGAATGGCGGTCATTTCGCGAATTTTCTCAATTTCGGCCGGGTAGTTGTCGGGGCCAAACGGATTGTACCGACGACCGTAGACATGAACGCCATTTGGAATTTTGAAGTCGTTATGCCACATCCAGTTTTTTTCCATCACGGCATCGTGAACCAGCTTGCGGTTCGCATCGGCTTTGGGCGATGCTTTGCCAAATACCTGATCGGCCAGCAAAATACCCAGTCGCTTATACCCTTCCTCGTTAAGTTGGGAGCCGTCGATGGTGAGCGGTTCGGTGCTGGCGGCATACCATTGCTGAGAAGGCGTAAATGCATCAACAAAACGAACGTTGTTTTTCTGGGCAACCTCCTGCATGGCTTTAGTATACAGGGCCAGGTTACCATTTTCTTTTTTGCCGTTCGGTAGGTCATATTTGTCCGACAAGTCTTCGAAGGCAATGGGCGAAACCAGCACCAGTTGGGGGGCTGTTGATCCGTTGTATTTCTGATTGAGCGTCCATTTTACGAACGCATCCAGTTCGGCTTTGTAGTTATCGAGCCCGGCTTTCCCCTGAAATGATTCGTTATAACCGAAGAAGGCGACAATCACGTCTGCTTTCAGACGGGTTAACCATTGATCGGGTGTATCGAAATGCCCTTCGCTGTGTGAATTGTTGGCATATTCGGTCCCTTCCTTAAACTTCTCCGCACCCGGAAAAGCCCACGGCAGATTGCGGCTGGAACGCGGACGGAAACCAGGCGTGTCGCCCGGATCGCACATGTTGCGGATATACAGCATGGATTCCGGATAACGTACCTGCATTTCGGTTTCGAAGTTGTCGTAGAACAACATACGAGAACCCAGGTTGTTGCCAATCAGTACAATATGGGCTCCCTTACTGACCGAAAGCGATTGGGGCTGGCCGGAATGGAAAGCACTAAAAGCGATCAGGGCTAAGCCAACTGTGCTGAGCAGCCCAACGATGCCGATGATTCTGGATTTAGTCATTCTTTGATTAATGGAAGGCGTTTAGGGAAAATGTCTGGACATGAGATGCTGGATGTTGGGTTTTAGAGAAACGTTTACTATCCAGCATCCAACATTATTTTGGATGACCGTAGGGAACATTAATAGCTATTTTCCCTTTCCACTTTTTGGGAACAGGTTTGCCAAGTTCCCAGTGAATGGCGTTGATGACCAGGCGCTGAAACGCTTCGACCTGAAAATCTTCGGGATGGCCGAGGGTTGTCATAAATGTTTTTCCGCCCCACTGGTTCTGCCACGTCCAGGCAACTGGGTTGTCGATAGCTTCTTTGTCGGGATTGACCGATTTGCCCATCAGCAGCGGAACGGCTCCTTTGGCCGGATAGTCGGGCAG harbors:
- a CDS encoding PVC-type heme-binding CxxCH protein; its protein translation is MTKSRIIGIVGLLSTVGLALIAFSAFHSGQPQSLSVSKGAHIVLIGNNLGSRMLFYDNFETEMQVRYPESMLYIRNMCDPGDTPGFRPRSSRNLPWAFPGAEKFKEGTEYANNSHSEGHFDTPDQWLTRLKADVIVAFFGYNESFQGKAGLDNYKAELDAFVKWTLNQKYNGSTAPQLVLVSPIAFEDLSDKYDLPNGKKENGNLALYTKAMQEVAQKNNVRFVDAFTPSQQWYAASTEPLTIDGSQLNEEGYKRLGILLADQVFGKASPKADANRKLVHDAVMEKNWMWHNDFKIPNGVHVYGRRYNPFGPDNYPAEIEKIREMTAIRDTAVWLAASKGEKMDLAAADKNTKKLPPVKTNFNPEKNGSLTYLYGEEALSKLKVPPGYKIELFASEQEFPDLAKPMQMSFDNKGRLWIATMPSYPHYKPGDSKPNDKIIILEDTNNDGKADKQTVFADGLHLPLGFEIAPEGVYVSQGPNLKFLTDTDGDGKADKVEILLSGFDDHDTHHNSHAFTVDPSGAIYSGEGVFLHTNVETSYGPVRATNGGFYRYAPQLHKLERTAQLSIPNPWGIAFDDWGQPFFAETSSPDVRWMMPGSVLPRYGEFTHKSVQLVEEAHRVRPTSGLEFVSSRHFPDNIQGDFLINNTIGFLGTKEHTLVDDGTGYKSHHRADLIVSEDRNFRPVDMEFAPDGSLYVIDWHNILIGHMQHNARDPLRDHSHGRVYRVTYPSRPLVKPAKIDGASIDELLDNLKLPEYRTRYRTRRELRGRDAAQVLAKLNTWVAKLDKNDPRYEHHLLEGLWVSWGLDKVDQKLLRQVLKAKDYHARAAAVQVVRYTGHQVPDQADLLMQAARDENSRVRLAAIVAASWIGPEKGLPILAEAAKKPLDEWMIHAHTAAVAHLKDENVKEEKEDATKSTLKGAELALYNKGKEIYAREGYCATCHQPDGKGLSASGFPPLTGTNWVLGNEDRLIKIALKGLLGPIEVHNQKYPGQVPMTPFGGLLKDDEIAAVLTYVRNSFGNNAPAIRPEKVKAVRTATAGKKDFYSPDQLLKQHPMEK
- the eboE gene encoding metabolite traffic protein EboE; the encoded protein is MKTALGHLGYCTNIHTGETWTDHFTALQQAIPALKQRLSPEAPLGIGLRLSDIASEELEQPENLVAFQHWLTQNDCYVFTMNGFPFGGFHNTVVKDQVHTPDWTTEARVEYTKRLFRILSVLLPVDELGNAIQGGVSTSPLSYRHWFEWEQPAARDYIFSLTTQNVLEVVAELIHLRKQTDRLMHLDLEPEPDGVIETADEFIAWFTDYLLPMGIEQLTAQFGLTDEEAEARICEHVRLCYDVCHFAVGYERPAEVLDKLKKYGLRVGKIQVSAALKAEFPNDQAGKEQVRKAFEQFNESTYLHQVVARTQAGDLLRFPDLPEALAGFTDAQAEWRAHFHVPLFVADYGLLKSTQDDIREVLQLQAERHFTNQLEVETYTWGVLPDELKLNLVDSIEREMKWVIDQLD
- a CDS encoding nucleotide pyrophosphatase/phosphodiesterase family protein — translated: MQKTVVLDVVGLSYSLIGEHTPFLKQWFANKHQATIDPMLPALTTSVQSTYVTGKWPSETGIVGNGWYDRTDSEVKFWKQSNKLVAGEKIWERARKVDPNFTVSKMFWWYNMYSTADFSATPRPQYPSDGLKIPDCYTHPGDLRDRLQKELGTFPLFQFWGPATTIKSSRWIADASMLVDKWHHPTLTLIYLPHLDYCLQKFGQDFAKIANDLREIDEVCRDLIQYYEKEGAEVIVLSEYGITNVSNPIHINRMFREAGLIRYREERGLEMFDAGASPAFATPDHQIAHVYINDPSVFDNVRTMLENTPGIELVLDKEQQKQYHIDHERSGDLVVVADANSWFTYYYWLDDARAPDYARLVAIHQKPGYDPVEMFMDQTNPFIKLRAGYKLGRKLLGFRYLMDVISLDATLVKGSHGRIGTAREHHPVFVSSRNVGNSLMATDVYDQIWNTLSAEVRQKQTS
- a CDS encoding Rieske (2Fe-2S) protein gives rise to the protein MMHKTTESIDRLTFLKQLGLKGSALVAFYCAGTLSSCTQSGSNDPAPASSSSSSGSTTTGSSTTSSGITLDLTSAAYSKLTTVGNYAYTGNILVAHIKDGSYIALSKICTHEGSTVQYVSKNNNIYCPNHGATFSTTGAVTGAPASRALTQYKVTLSTDGKSLLIAT
- a CDS encoding sugar phosphate isomerase/epimerase family protein — its product is MPTLQSCPVGFNLLAWSAPISEKMYPMTERLKKIGYDGIECFIDYQDASAYKQFGDHLQQLGLQSTAVMVMSPEENPASPSQTIREQGLNRLKQAIDQAHAMGATVICGPMHSAFATFSRREPQPDEYAYSAEVLHAAGDYAQQAGIVLAPEALNRFECYLCNTMAQLAELIRQTDHPTVRAMFDTHHANMEEKRFPDAIRTIAPVLAHVHISENDRGTPGAGHIPWDDTFATLAEINYTGWMTIEAFSRNDIDFANSINVWREYNDPWDIAENGYTFIKTMQAKYAGQLV